From Ptychodera flava strain L36383 unplaced genomic scaffold, AS_Pfla_20210202 Scaffold_55__1_contigs__length_887147_pilon, whole genome shotgun sequence, a single genomic window includes:
- the LOC139128468 gene encoding uncharacterized protein, translating to MKADAEEQTEKLSKEMNVLSEQLEIKGGRMQELEAKLQFKSKQEINDEIRKLKSELESGLTSEDGKGIIKKQISSLENTLREYLELQDGIDSDRTKHEQIQQERKVSMFMMSG from the exons ATGAAAGCTGATGCAGAAGAACAAACAGAAAAACTCAGTAAAGAAATGAATGTTCTCAGTGAACAACTTGAAATTAAG GGAGGAAGGATGCAAGAATTAGAAGCAAAGTTACAATTCAAATCGAAACAAGAgattaatgatgaaataaggAAACTGAAAAGTGAACTGGAAAGCGGTTTAACCAGTGAAGATGGGAAAGGTATAATCAAGAAACAAATCTCCTCTTTAGAGAATACTCTCAG GGAATACTTAGAATTGCAAGATGGTATAGATTCTGACAGAACTAAACACGAACAGATACAACAAGAGAGGAAGGTGAGTATGTTCATGATGTCAGGGTGA